The following coding sequences lie in one Apium graveolens cultivar Ventura chromosome 3, ASM990537v1, whole genome shotgun sequence genomic window:
- the LOC141714025 gene encoding homeobox-leucine zipper protein HDG2-like yields the protein MRRFGGKELLEKGHGWPSTSSCASPLSLKGLGAEEGQLLNLVQVRLWLYWLQAERRRFRQRARMVTPAKQSLDGEGSSALRFSTNVQEELGQNNSGGGQDDWDQGVVSAAAAEKALGKRKLEDIIDEQITDEQQQAAHIEANQGEEIARSELQDSRQHVAKLTSFVFPEKHEAQIDKAPTSYNMEAIVELVRLATEELRVMAVVTEPLWRHCGADDGSRILDKVAYSRMFPNLVGPRQVGFTSEVSRETARIELSPKNLVSYFMDVSNWYVMFYEIVPKARTVDVLMNPEGATDYDGTLQVMAATYQLSTPLVPNRETYFARYCKRYSENDWIVVDVSLDGVHPVPVTGCKKRPSGCLIHELPDGFSQITWVEHVDADCRAIRAMYQPLLDSSIGFGAKRWISTLERRCRQMGNDISLKAPLGEYNQLVMSSDERAQTVLLKLAAKMVLNFNSGISGLTGNWKELSGHSTDDNIRVMTRMNMRDHSLPRGTLISAASSIWLPVPPKSVFDFLRNHNSGSEPLIPYPGREWEVLSGETAVEQVCHITKGHEASYSVSIHKVLAENSSQENILLLQESCSDPVASYIVFSRLRTEDMHLILNGISSQYRPLLPSGFAVHPDGPATGTEGSGGSLLTVSFQLLVDDSPTFVPPAEMHSQAADLINLTTERIKVAVEEFLSQAALLASMNEA from the exons ATGAGGAGATTCGGCGGCAAAGAGCTGCTCGAAAAGGGTCATGGTTGGCCCAGTACATCCTCTTGTGCCTCGCCCCTCTCTCTAAAGGGTCTTGGTGCCGAAGAAGGTCAGTTGTTGAATCTCGTGCAAGTTAGGTTGTGGTTGTATTGGCTGCAAGCGGAACGTAGGCGCTTTAG ACAACGTGCAAGAATGGTGACACCGGCTAAACAATCCCTGGATGGAGAAGGAAGCAGCGCTCTTCGATTTTCGACTAATGTTCAG GAGGAACTGGGACAAAACAACTCAGGAGGAGGGCAAGATGACTGGGATCAAGGTGTTGTGTCAGCGGCGGCTGCAGAGAAAGCTCTGGGAAAGAGGAAGCTCGAAGACATTATCGACGAGCAGATAACTGATGAGCAGCAGCAAGC TGCACACATTGAGGCGAATCAAGGAGAGGAAATTGCAAGATCAGAGTTGCAGGATTCTCGTCAACACGTAGCAAAACTAACCTCTTTTGTGTTC CCTGAAAAGCACGAGGCACAGATTGATAAGGCTCCAACAAGTTACAATATG GAAGCAATAGTTGAGCTTGTACGGTTGGCGACAGAAGAGCTGAGAGTGATGGCTGTGGTCACTGAACCGCTGTGGAGGCATTGCGGTGCTGATGATGGAAGCAGAATTCTTGATAAAGTGGCATATAGTAGAATGTTTCCAAATCTGGTTGGCCCCAGACAAGTAGGCTTCACATCTGAAGTTTCTCGTGAAACTGCCAGGATTGAATTGAGTCCCAAGAACCTCGTCAGTTATTTTATGGACGTG AGTAACTGGTATGTGATGTTTTATGAAATTGTCCCAAAGGCTAGGACAGTTGATGTCCTGATGAATCCAGAAGGAGCAACAGACTATGATGGAACCCTACAAGTG ATGGCTGCTACATATCAACTCTCTACACCACTTGTCCCAAACCGTGAGACCTATTTTGCTAGATATTGTAAGCGATATTCTGAGAATGACTGGATAGTGGTTGACGTTTCATTAGACGGTGTACACCCAGTCCCAGTAACCGGGTGCAAGAAAAGGCCATCAGGTTGCCTTATTCATGAATTACCTGATGGATTCTCACAG ATTACATGGGTTGAGCATGTAGATGCGGACTGCAGGGCTATCAGAGCTATGTATCAACCTCTGCTAGATTCTAGTATAGGATTTGGAGCCAAACGATGGATCTCTACCCTAGAAAGAAGGTGTCGACAGATGGGAAATGACATCTCGCTAAAGGCCCCTCTTGGGGAATACAATCAACTAG TGATGTCAAGTGATGAAAGAGCTCAGACAGTTCTATTGAAGCTTGCTGCAAAAATGGTGTTAAACTTCAACTCAGGAATTAGTGGTTTAACCGGGAACTGGAAAGAACTATCGGGACATTCTACTGACGACAATATTAGGGTCATGACAAGAATGAATATGAGAGATCATAGCCTACCTAGGGGTACTCTGATATCTGCTGCTTCATCAATTTGGCTTCCAGTGCCACCGAAGTCTGTGTTTGATTTTCTCCGCAATCACAACTCAGGAAGCGAG CCGCTGATTCCATACCCCGGTAGGGAATGGGAGGTCCTCTCCGGTGAAACTGCTGTTGAACAAGTGTGTCACATTACCAAAGGCCATGAAGCTAGCTATTCTGTTTCAATACACAAGGTTCTG GCTGAGAACTCAAGCCAAGAGAACATACTATTACTGCAAGAGAGTTGCAGTGATCCAGTGGCTTCATACATTGTCTTTTCCCGCCTAAGAACTGAGGATATGCATCTGATACTGAATGGAATAAGTTCCCAATATCGACCCCTTCTTCCATCGGGATTTGCAGTGCATCCTGATGGACCTGCTACTGGAACAGAAGGATCCGGAGGATCGTTATTGACCGTTTCGTTTCAGCTATTGGTCGATGATTCTCCGACATTCGTACCGCCCGCTGAAATGCATTCCCAAGCAGCAGACCTCATCAACCTCACGACGGAGAGGATTAAAGTAGCAGTGGAGGAATTCTTATCTCAGGCAGCACTGCTTGCTTCCATGAATGAGGCCTAA